The Pseudomonas sp. FP2309 genome has a window encoding:
- a CDS encoding efflux RND transporter permease subunit, protein MNLSGPFIRRPVATLLLSLAIMLLGGVSFNLLPVSPLPQIDFPVIVVSASLPGASPEVMASTVATPLERSFGSIAGITTMSSSSSQGSTRVILAFDSDRDINGAAREVQAAINASRNLLPSGMRSMPTYKKINPSQAPIMVLSLTSDVLQKGQLYDLASTILSQSLSQVPGVGEVQIGGSSLPAVRIELEPKALDQYGVALDDVRNTIANANQRRPKGSLEDSERNWQIQANDQLEKAKDYEPLLIRYQNGAALRLSDVAKITDGVEDRYNSGFFNNEEAVLLVINRQSGANIIETVRQIKAQLPALQAVLPSSVKLSLAMDRSPVITATLHEAEMTLLIAVGLVILVVYLFLGNFRASLIPTLAVPVSLVGTFAVMYLYGFSLNNFSLMALILATGLVVDDAIVVLENISRHIDDGVPPMKAAYLGAEEVGFTLLSMNVSLVAVFLSILFMGGIVTSLFREFSITLSAAIIVSLIVSLTLTPMLCARWLKPHVKGQLTGLQRWSQKVNDRMVAVYASSLDWVLRHRRLTLLSLLLTVGVNVALYVVVPKTFMPQQDTGQLIGFVRGDDGLSFSVMQPKMETFRKAVLKDPAVLSVAGFIGGNNGTNNAVMLVRLKPISERKISAQAVIERLRKDVPLVPGGRLFLMADQDLQFGGSRDQTSAQYSYILQSGDLAALRLWYPKVVAALRALPELTAIDAREGRGAAQVTLIVDRDQAKRLGIDMDMVTAVLNNAYSQRQISTIYDSLNQYQVVMEVNPKYAQDPITLNQMQVITADGARVPLSTIAHYENSLADDRVSHEGQFASENIAFDMAPGVTVEQGTAAIERAIAKVGLPEDVIAKMAGTADAFAATQKGQPFMILGALVAVYLVLGILYESYIHPLTILSTLPSAGVGAMLAIYLTGGEFSLISLLGLFLLIGVVKKNAILMIDLALQLERNDGMGPLESIRSACLLRLRPILMTTLAAILGALPLLLGTGDGAEMRRPLGLTIIGGLVFSQVLTLYTTPVVYLYLDRARHRFNAWRGVRTDAALDTAL, encoded by the coding sequence ATGAACCTGTCCGGACCTTTCATTCGCCGGCCGGTCGCCACCTTGCTGCTGAGCCTGGCGATCATGTTGCTGGGCGGGGTCAGCTTCAATCTGTTGCCGGTGTCGCCGTTGCCGCAGATCGACTTCCCGGTGATCGTGGTCTCGGCCAGCCTGCCGGGGGCGAGCCCCGAGGTGATGGCCTCCACCGTGGCGACGCCGCTGGAGCGCTCGTTCGGCTCGATTGCCGGCATCACCACCATGAGCAGTTCGTCGAGCCAGGGCTCCACGCGGGTGATCCTGGCGTTCGACTCCGACCGTGACATCAACGGCGCGGCACGGGAGGTGCAAGCGGCCATCAACGCCTCGCGCAACCTGTTGCCCAGCGGCATGCGCAGCATGCCTACCTACAAGAAGATCAACCCGTCCCAGGCGCCGATCATGGTGCTGTCGCTGACTTCGGACGTGTTGCAAAAAGGCCAACTCTACGACCTGGCCTCCACGATCCTGTCCCAAAGCCTGTCCCAGGTGCCGGGCGTGGGCGAAGTGCAGATCGGCGGCAGCTCCCTGCCGGCGGTGCGCATCGAACTCGAGCCCAAGGCCCTCGACCAGTACGGCGTGGCCCTGGACGATGTACGCAACACCATCGCCAATGCCAACCAGCGCCGGCCCAAGGGTTCGCTGGAAGACAGCGAGCGCAACTGGCAGATCCAGGCCAATGACCAGCTGGAAAAAGCCAAGGACTACGAGCCGCTGCTGATTCGCTACCAGAATGGCGCGGCCTTGCGCCTGTCGGATGTGGCGAAGATTACCGATGGCGTCGAGGACCGCTACAACAGTGGTTTCTTCAACAACGAGGAGGCGGTGCTGCTGGTGATCAACCGCCAGTCCGGCGCCAACATCATCGAGACCGTCCGGCAGATCAAGGCGCAGTTGCCGGCGCTGCAGGCGGTGTTGCCGTCCAGCGTCAAGCTGAGCCTGGCCATGGACCGTTCGCCGGTGATCACCGCCACCTTGCACGAAGCTGAGATGACCCTGCTGATCGCGGTGGGGCTGGTGATCCTGGTGGTCTACCTGTTCCTCGGCAATTTCCGCGCCTCGCTGATCCCCACTCTGGCGGTGCCCGTTTCGCTGGTGGGCACCTTTGCGGTGATGTACCTGTACGGGTTCTCGCTGAACAACTTTTCGTTGATGGCGTTGATCCTGGCCACCGGCCTGGTGGTCGATGATGCGATCGTGGTGCTGGAAAATATTTCGCGGCATATCGACGACGGCGTGCCGCCGATGAAAGCCGCTTACCTGGGCGCCGAGGAAGTCGGCTTTACCCTGCTGTCGATGAACGTCTCGCTGGTGGCGGTGTTCCTGTCAATCCTGTTCATGGGGGGCATCGTCACCAGCCTTTTTCGCGAGTTTTCCATCACCTTGTCGGCGGCGATCATTGTGTCCCTGATCGTCTCGCTGACCTTGACCCCGATGCTCTGCGCCCGCTGGCTCAAGCCCCATGTCAAAGGCCAGCTGACCGGGTTGCAGCGCTGGAGCCAGAAGGTCAACGACCGCATGGTCGCGGTTTATGCCAGCAGCCTGGATTGGGTCTTGCGCCACCGCCGCCTGACGCTGCTCAGCCTGTTGCTGACCGTCGGCGTCAACGTGGCACTCTACGTGGTGGTGCCGAAAACCTTCATGCCCCAGCAGGACACCGGCCAGTTGATCGGCTTTGTGCGCGGCGATGACGGCCTGTCGTTCAGCGTGATGCAGCCCAAGATGGAAACCTTTCGCAAGGCGGTGCTCAAAGACCCCGCAGTGCTCAGCGTGGCCGGCTTTATCGGTGGCAACAACGGCACCAACAACGCGGTGATGCTGGTGCGCCTCAAGCCCATCAGCGAGCGCAAGATCTCTGCCCAGGCGGTGATCGAGCGCCTGCGCAAGGACGTGCCGCTGGTGCCGGGCGGGCGCCTGTTCCTGATGGCCGACCAGGACCTGCAATTTGGCGGCAGCCGCGACCAGACCAGTGCGCAGTATTCCTACATTCTGCAAAGCGGCGACCTGGCCGCGCTGCGCCTGTGGTACCCGAAAGTCGTGGCGGCGCTGCGTGCGCTGCCGGAACTGACCGCCATCGACGCCCGTGAAGGCCGTGGCGCGGCGCAGGTGACCTTGATTGTCGATCGTGATCAGGCCAAACGCCTGGGCATCGACATGGACATGGTCACGGCGGTGCTCAATAACGCCTACAGCCAGCGGCAGATATCCACGATCTATGACAGCCTCAACCAGTATCAGGTGGTCATGGAGGTCAATCCCAAATACGCCCAGGACCCGATCACCCTCAATCAGATGCAGGTGATTACCGCCGACGGCGCGCGGGTGCCGCTGTCGACCATTGCCCATTATGAAAACAGTCTGGCCGACGACCGCGTCAGTCACGAAGGCCAGTTCGCCTCGGAAAACATCGCCTTCGACATGGCGCCAGGGGTCACGGTGGAGCAGGGCACCGCCGCCATCGAGCGGGCGATTGCCAAGGTCGGGTTGCCGGAAGACGTGATCGCCAAGATGGCCGGCACCGCCGATGCGTTTGCCGCCACGCAGAAAGGCCAGCCGTTTATGATTCTCGGCGCGCTGGTCGCCGTGTACCTGGTGCTGGGCATTCTGTATGAAAGTTACATTCACCCGCTGACCATCCTCTCTACCCTGCCGTCGGCCGGAGTCGGCGCCATGCTGGCCATCTACCTGACAGGGGGGGAGTTCAGTCTGATCTCCTTGCTCGGGCTGTTCCTGTTGATCGGCGTGGTGAAGAAGAACGCGATCCTGATGATCGACCTGGCCCTGCAACTGGAGCGTAACGACGGCATGGGCCCCCTGGAATCGATTCGCAGCGCCTGCCTGTTGCGCTTGCGGCCGATTCTGATGACCACTTTGGCGGCGATCCTCGGCGCCTTGCCCTTGCTGCTCGGCACGGGCGACGGCGCAGAAATGCGTCGCCCACTGGGCCTGACCATCATTGGTGGCCTGGTGTTCAGCCAGGTCCTGACCCTTTACACCACCCCGGTGGTTTACCTCTACCTCGACCGCGCACGCCATCGCTTCAATGCCTGGCGCGGCGTGCGTACCGATGCTGCCCTGGACACTGCGCTATGA
- a CDS encoding efflux transporter outer membrane subunit has product MTDSTLARLALYRGSRMASLLLCGVLLSACAVGPDYTRPEVIEPAQFKQAQGWRQATPSDSLARGAWWELYGDRQLNELVVRLNNANQTVAQAEARFRQAQALVRSSRGAFYPTVDLSAGKTRASQGTGSSSASLSSSSSGIRDTLNAQLGVSWEADIWGKLRRGLEANEASAEASSADLAAMRLSQQSELVQSYLQLRVMDEQTRLLQATLDTYQRSLQMTENQYRAGVSGKDAVAQAQTQLKTTQASLIDLIWQRAQLENAIAVLIGEAPANFNLAVSKDIPALPQIPVSLPSQLLERRPDIASAERSVIAANANIGVAKAAYYPDLSLSLAGGYSSSTYADWISLPNRFWSVGPKLAMTLFDGGQRSAEVDRTVASYDETVAKYRQTVLDGFREVENYMVQLKVLEDEAVVSNEALEAARESLRLTQNQYKAGLIAYLDVVTVQATALSNERSVLTLLQSRLVASVQLIAALGGGWDGDTKISISD; this is encoded by the coding sequence ATGACCGACTCAACCCTGGCTCGATTGGCCCTGTATCGTGGTTCTCGCATGGCGAGCCTGCTGCTTTGCGGCGTATTGCTCAGCGCCTGCGCGGTGGGGCCCGACTACACGCGCCCGGAGGTGATTGAGCCGGCCCAGTTCAAGCAAGCCCAGGGCTGGCGCCAGGCCACGCCGAGCGATTCCCTGGCCCGTGGCGCCTGGTGGGAGCTGTATGGCGACCGTCAGCTTAACGAGCTGGTGGTGCGCCTCAATAACGCCAACCAGACCGTGGCCCAGGCCGAAGCGCGCTTTCGCCAGGCCCAGGCGCTGGTGCGCAGTTCGCGCGGGGCGTTTTACCCCACCGTCGACCTGAGCGCCGGTAAAACCCGCGCCAGCCAGGGCACCGGCAGCAGCAGTGCGAGCCTCAGCAGTTCCAGCAGTGGCATCCGTGACACCCTCAACGCGCAGTTGGGTGTGAGCTGGGAAGCCGACATCTGGGGCAAGCTGCGCCGTGGCCTTGAAGCCAACGAGGCCAGCGCCGAAGCCAGTTCGGCGGACCTGGCGGCGATGCGCCTGAGCCAGCAGTCGGAGCTGGTGCAGAGCTACCTGCAACTGCGTGTGATGGATGAGCAGACCCGCCTGCTGCAAGCGACCCTGGACACCTACCAGCGCTCCCTGCAAATGACCGAAAACCAATACCGCGCCGGTGTCTCCGGCAAGGACGCGGTGGCTCAGGCGCAAACCCAGCTCAAAACCACCCAGGCCAGTCTGATCGACCTGATCTGGCAGCGTGCCCAGCTGGAAAACGCGATTGCCGTGCTGATCGGCGAGGCGCCGGCCAACTTCAACCTGGCGGTGAGCAAGGATATTCCAGCGCTGCCGCAGATCCCGGTGAGCCTGCCGTCGCAACTGCTCGAGCGCCGCCCGGACATCGCTTCGGCCGAGCGCTCGGTGATCGCCGCCAACGCCAATATCGGCGTGGCAAAGGCCGCGTACTACCCCGACCTGAGCTTGAGCCTGGCCGGTGGTTATTCCAGCAGCACCTATGCCGACTGGATCAGCCTGCCGAACCGCTTCTGGTCGGTGGGGCCGAAACTGGCGATGACCCTGTTCGACGGCGGTCAGCGTTCGGCGGAAGTCGACCGCACCGTGGCCAGCTATGACGAAACCGTGGCCAAGTACCGCCAGACCGTGCTGGATGGTTTCCGTGAGGTGGAGAACTACATGGTGCAGCTCAAGGTGCTGGAAGACGAGGCGGTGGTCAGCAATGAAGCGCTCGAAGCCGCGCGCGAGTCCCTGCGGTTGACCCAGAACCAGTACAAAGCCGGGCTGATCGCCTACCTGGATGTGGTGACCGTGCAGGCCACTGCACTAAGTAATGAACGCAGCGTGCTGACGTTGCTGCAAAGCCGCCTGGTGGCGAGTGTACAACTTATCGCAGCCTTGGGCGGTGGTTGGGATGGTGACACAAAGATCAGTATAAGTGATTGA
- a CDS encoding SDR family oxidoreductase: MDKVLIITGGSRGIGAETALLAARQGYRLCINYQSDADAAHRVLEQVRALGAQAIAVRADVSIEDEVIGLFHRVDAELGRVTALVNNAGTVGHKSRVDEMSEFRILKIMKTNVLGPILCAKHAVLRMSPKHGGQGGSIVNVSSVAARLGSPGEYVDYAASKGALDTFTIGLSKEVAGEGIRVNAVRPGYIFTDFHALSGDPDRVSKLESGIPMARGGRPDEVAEAIIWLLSDKASYATGTFLDLGGGR, encoded by the coding sequence ATGGACAAAGTGCTCATTATCACCGGGGGCAGTCGTGGGATTGGCGCCGAGACCGCCTTGCTGGCGGCGCGCCAGGGTTATCGCCTCTGCATCAATTACCAATCTGACGCAGACGCCGCCCACCGTGTGCTGGAACAGGTGCGCGCGCTGGGTGCACAGGCGATTGCAGTGCGGGCCGACGTGAGCATCGAAGATGAAGTGATCGGGTTGTTCCACCGGGTCGACGCCGAATTGGGCCGTGTCACGGCACTGGTCAATAATGCCGGCACCGTGGGTCACAAGTCGCGGGTCGATGAAATGTCCGAGTTCCGCATCCTTAAAATCATGAAAACCAACGTGCTCGGGCCGATCCTGTGCGCCAAGCATGCCGTGTTGCGCATGTCGCCCAAGCATGGCGGGCAGGGCGGCAGCATCGTCAACGTGTCGTCGGTGGCCGCGCGTCTGGGGTCGCCGGGTGAATACGTTGACTACGCGGCCTCCAAGGGCGCACTCGACACCTTCACCATCGGCTTGTCGAAAGAAGTCGCCGGCGAGGGCATCCGCGTCAACGCGGTACGCCCCGGCTACATCTTCACCGACTTCCATGCCCTGAGCGGCGACCCGGACCGGGTCAGCAAACTGGAGTCCGGCATCCCCATGGCCCGCGGCGGGCGCCCGGATGAAGTGGCGGAAGCGATTATCTGGCTGTTGTCGGATAAAGCCTCGTACGCCACCGGTACGTTTCTGGACCTGGGCGGCGGCCGCTGA
- the mapR gene encoding GntR family transcriptional regulator MpaR (MapR regulates genes involved in Pseudomonas quinolone signal (PQS) production and anthranilate metabolism), with amino-acid sequence MKRYEKFAEDIAELIRSGVLGPGQRVPSVRYASQTYGVSPSTVFQAYYLLERRGLIRARPRSGYFVNTHAPSPFSEPVVSEQVHESTEVDVSELVFSVLDSIKDPNTVPFGSAFPSPMLFPLPRLARSLASASREMDPRLVVTDMSPGNPQLRRQIALRYMVGGLMLPMEELLITNGALEALNLCLQAVTEPGDLVAIEAPAFYACLQVLERLKLKAVEIPVHPRDGIDLGALAQTMERYPIKACWTMTSFQNPMGATVPEAKKQALVELLRSHQVPLIEDDVYAELYYGQHAPKPAKAFDTEGLVMHCGSFAKSLAPGYRVGWVAAGRYAQKVERLKLMTSLCPSMPAQAAIADYLQHGGYDRHLRKLRYALEEQQSAMLAAIARYFPAQTRVSQPAGGYFLWLELPEQTDSLKLFQMALAQGISIAPGPIFSATQRFRNCIRLNYGSPWTDASEKAMETLGRIVRSF; translated from the coding sequence ATGAAACGCTACGAAAAATTTGCCGAAGATATAGCAGAACTGATCCGCTCCGGCGTACTGGGGCCCGGCCAGCGCGTGCCGTCGGTGCGTTATGCCAGCCAGACCTACGGGGTCAGCCCGTCCACCGTGTTCCAGGCCTATTACCTGCTGGAACGCCGCGGCCTGATTCGCGCCCGGCCGCGCTCCGGCTACTTCGTCAACACCCATGCGCCCAGCCCGTTTTCCGAGCCGGTGGTGAGCGAGCAGGTGCACGAGTCCACCGAGGTGGATGTCAGCGAACTGGTGTTCTCGGTGCTTGATTCGATCAAGGACCCCAACACCGTGCCCTTCGGTTCGGCGTTCCCCAGCCCCATGCTGTTCCCGCTGCCCCGCCTGGCCCGCTCCCTGGCCAGCGCAAGCCGGGAGATGGACCCGCGTCTGGTGGTCACCGACATGTCGCCGGGCAACCCGCAACTGCGTCGGCAGATTGCCCTGCGCTACATGGTCGGCGGCCTGATGCTGCCCATGGAAGAACTGCTGATCACCAACGGCGCCCTGGAAGCACTGAACCTGTGCCTGCAAGCCGTCACCGAGCCCGGCGACCTGGTGGCCATCGAAGCTCCGGCGTTCTACGCCTGCCTGCAGGTACTGGAACGCCTCAAGCTCAAAGCGGTGGAAATTCCCGTGCATCCGCGCGACGGCATTGATCTGGGCGCCCTGGCCCAAACCATGGAACGCTACCCGATAAAGGCCTGTTGGACCATGACCAGCTTCCAGAACCCCATGGGCGCGACCGTCCCGGAGGCCAAGAAACAGGCGCTGGTGGAGTTGTTGCGCAGCCATCAGGTGCCGCTGATTGAAGACGATGTGTACGCCGAGCTGTATTACGGACAACACGCGCCCAAACCGGCCAAGGCCTTCGACACCGAGGGCCTGGTGATGCATTGCGGCTCGTTTGCCAAAAGCCTCGCGCCGGGCTATCGCGTGGGTTGGGTGGCGGCCGGGCGCTATGCGCAGAAGGTTGAACGCTTGAAGTTGATGACCTCGCTGTGTCCTTCGATGCCGGCGCAGGCAGCCATTGCCGACTATCTGCAACATGGCGGCTATGACCGGCACTTGCGCAAATTACGCTACGCCCTGGAAGAACAGCAAAGCGCCATGCTCGCCGCCATTGCGCGTTACTTCCCGGCACAGACCCGCGTCAGCCAGCCGGCCGGGGGCTACTTTCTCTGGTTGGAGCTGCCGGAGCAGACCGACTCGTTGAAGCTGTTCCAAATGGCGCTGGCGCAAGGGATCAGCATCGCGCCGGGCCCGATCTTCTCGGCGACCCAGCGCTTTCGTAACTGCATTCGCTTGAACTACGGCAGCCCGTGGACCGACGCGTCGGAAAAGGCCATGGAAACACTGGGGCGGATTGTGCGCTCGTTCTAG